In Deferribacter desulfuricans SSM1, the following are encoded in one genomic region:
- a CDS encoding AEC family transporter — MLNNILPIFLTILFGNLLKKVKLIDEIFISKTNKLIFYILLPLLLFYKIAKSDFNKTFDIKYIIIMYFSFIILIILVTPILKLLKTEKKDIGTFLMNSFRGNYAYVGLPVSYFSFGDKGLVIASIYMAFIVPVVNLLSVIVLSFSSEKSSSKKEVFYQIIFNPLAIGCIFGILFSVLKIDIPIAIDRFLSINSSATLPLALLSIGATINLQKLGNSFNLSLINTFFKLIILPVIGFIILFLINTPISLHAKIMIILLAAPAATVNFVLAKEMGGNENLSASTIILSTILSFFSYLIYLTLLQ; from the coding sequence ATGTTAAATAACATACTACCAATCTTTTTAACAATTCTTTTTGGAAATTTATTAAAAAAAGTAAAACTAATCGATGAAATTTTTATCTCAAAAACTAATAAGCTAATTTTTTATATCCTTCTTCCACTTTTACTCTTTTACAAAATAGCAAAATCCGATTTTAATAAGACCTTTGACATCAAATATATTATAATCATGTATTTTTCTTTTATTATTTTGATTATTTTAGTAACCCCCATTCTCAAATTATTAAAAACTGAAAAAAAAGATATTGGCACATTTTTGATGAACAGCTTTAGAGGAAATTATGCTTATGTGGGCTTACCTGTGAGCTATTTTAGTTTTGGTGATAAGGGGCTGGTTATCGCAAGTATTTACATGGCATTTATAGTGCCTGTTGTAAATTTACTTTCAGTTATTGTCCTTTCATTCTCATCCGAAAAATCATCATCAAAAAAAGAAGTATTTTATCAAATAATTTTCAACCCTTTGGCAATAGGTTGTATATTTGGCATCCTTTTTTCAGTATTAAAGATCGATATACCCATTGCCATTGACAGATTTTTATCAATAAACAGCTCTGCAACTCTCCCATTAGCTCTGCTTTCTATCGGTGCAACAATCAATCTACAAAAATTAGGAAACTCTTTCAACTTATCGCTCATAAATACATTTTTTAAGCTAATTATTTTACCAGTAATAGGATTCATAATTTTATTTTTGATAAATACACCTATAAGTTTGCATGCAAAAATTATGATAATTTTATTAGCTGCACCTGCTGCAACAGTAAATTTTGTATTAGCAAAAGAAATGGGAGGAAATGAAAACTTAAGCGCAAGTACAATTATTCTATCTACAATACTTTCCTTTTTCAGCTATTTAATTTACTTAACATTATTACAATAA
- a CDS encoding TrpB-like pyridoxal phosphate-dependent enzyme, which produces MKRVYLKTNEMPKQWYNILADLPTPMDPPLSPFTKKTVTFDEMKAIFPESLIEQEMSDKRWIDIPEEVLEILSLWRPTPLIRAERLEEYLGTPAKIYFKYEGVSPAGSHKPNTAVAQAYYNKKEGVQRLTTETGAGQWGSALAFATKMFNMECRVYMVKVSFYQKPYRKSFMRMFGAEVIPSPSEFTNSGRAILEKNPDSNGSLGIAISEAVEEAAGRNDTNYALGSVLNHVLLHQTVIGLEAKKQFEIVGDYPDMIFASCGGGSNFGGIAFPFLADKFSGKNVDAVAVEPASCPTLTKGKYAYDYGDVAKLTPIMPMFTLGHDFEPPAIHAGGLRYHGDSPIVSKLYKDGLISATAVKQLEVFQYGTLFAQLEGIVPAPESAHAIAATIKEAIKCKETGEEKTLLFCLSGHGFFDMASYDAYFDGKLEDYEYPEDLIEESLKNLPEV; this is translated from the coding sequence ATGAAACGGGTATATTTAAAAACTAATGAGATGCCAAAACAGTGGTATAATATATTGGCTGATTTGCCTACACCAATGGATCCACCTCTAAGCCCTTTTACCAAAAAAACTGTAACTTTTGATGAAATGAAAGCTATTTTCCCTGAAAGTTTGATTGAACAGGAGATGAGCGATAAAAGGTGGATAGATATCCCTGAAGAGGTTTTAGAAATTTTATCGTTATGGAGACCTACACCATTAATAAGAGCAGAAAGGTTAGAAGAGTATTTGGGGACACCAGCAAAAATTTATTTTAAATACGAAGGTGTTTCACCTGCAGGAAGCCATAAACCTAACACAGCTGTGGCTCAGGCTTATTACAATAAAAAAGAGGGAGTTCAAAGGCTTACTACAGAAACTGGAGCAGGGCAGTGGGGTAGCGCTTTAGCCTTTGCAACCAAAATGTTTAATATGGAATGTAGAGTTTATATGGTGAAAGTAAGCTTCTATCAAAAACCTTATAGAAAATCTTTTATGAGAATGTTTGGAGCTGAAGTAATTCCAAGCCCTTCTGAATTTACAAATAGTGGTAGAGCAATTTTGGAAAAAAATCCTGACTCTAATGGTAGTTTGGGTATTGCAATTAGTGAGGCAGTAGAGGAAGCTGCAGGTAGAAACGATACAAATTATGCTTTGGGTAGTGTTTTAAATCATGTTTTGTTGCATCAGACTGTGATTGGTTTAGAAGCGAAAAAGCAGTTTGAAATCGTAGGTGATTATCCTGATATGATATTTGCATCCTGTGGTGGTGGGTCAAATTTTGGTGGAATAGCTTTTCCATTTTTGGCAGATAAATTTAGTGGTAAAAATGTGGATGCTGTGGCTGTGGAGCCAGCAAGCTGTCCAACATTGACAAAAGGTAAATATGCCTATGATTATGGTGATGTGGCAAAATTGACACCTATCATGCCTATGTTTACTTTGGGTCATGATTTTGAACCGCCTGCAATTCATGCTGGTGGGTTGAGATATCATGGAGATTCTCCGATTGTAAGTAAGCTTTATAAAGATGGCTTGATTTCTGCTACTGCAGTAAAACAGCTTGAAGTTTTTCAATATGGGACACTTTTTGCCCAATTAGAAGGGATAGTTCCCGCTCCTGAATCAGCTCATGCGATCGCAGCGACTATAAAGGAAGCTATAAAGTGTAAAGAGACTGGGGAAGAAAAAACGTTGCTATTTTGCCTCAGCGGACATGGATTTTTCGATATGGCATCTTATGATGCTTATTTTGATGGTAAACTTGAAGATTACGAATACCCTGAAGATTTGATAGAAGAATCTTTGAAGAATTTACCGGAAGTATAA
- a CDS encoding DUF3783 domain-containing protein: MSGKKVLACGLDGEQKDLLMDLCSQKGFDYIFAYRNQDDLLIKDILNGAGNFEKGDIHSEVLIMFAGAEQNEIIDFIESYKKVDLPKPLFCMVTEHNLNWSLKELLDHLVKEREEVKRYMQNRNNNK; the protein is encoded by the coding sequence ATGAGCGGTAAGAAAGTGTTGGCATGCGGCCTTGATGGAGAGCAAAAAGATTTATTGATGGATTTATGTTCACAAAAAGGATTTGACTATATTTTTGCATATAGAAATCAGGATGATTTGCTGATTAAAGATATTTTAAATGGTGCTGGTAATTTTGAGAAAGGGGATATTCATAGCGAAGTTTTGATAATGTTTGCAGGTGCTGAGCAAAATGAGATAATAGATTTTATAGAAAGTTATAAAAAGGTTGATTTGCCAAAGCCACTTTTTTGTATGGTGACAGAGCATAACTTAAATTGGAGCTTAAAGGAGTTGTTAGACCATCTTGTTAAAGAGAGGGAAGAAGTAAAAAGATATATGCAAAATAGAAATAATAATAAGTAA
- a CDS encoding nitrilase-related carbon-nitrogen hydrolase, protein MQDKMNIGCVQIKIEEDVQKNIEKVNELTSDYSNYIFLLPELFTTGFNYEHIEKQSENHFEVLQGLSEKNIYMGSILRFKDGKRYNSFFVKYKKEVYFVYDKVNLFPLMDEDKYFSPGNGYYTFDINGVTAGCAICFDLRYCEVFYHLRNGGAKIVFLPAEWPAKRVEHFRALSIARAIENQLYFVCCNVIGNTWSDVFGGNSMIIDPWGKVLADAKNFVDKVIVSEVDLKLVEEVRNKLPMRRDYER, encoded by the coding sequence ATGCAGGATAAAATGAATATCGGATGTGTTCAGATAAAAATAGAGGAAGATGTTCAAAAAAACATAGAAAAGGTTAATGAACTGACTTCTGATTATTCAAATTATATCTTTTTATTACCTGAGTTGTTTACAACTGGTTTTAATTATGAGCATATTGAAAAGCAGTCAGAAAATCATTTTGAAGTGCTACAAGGTTTAAGTGAAAAAAATATTTATATGGGTTCGATTTTGCGCTTTAAAGATGGTAAAAGGTATAATTCTTTTTTTGTAAAATATAAAAAAGAGGTTTACTTCGTATATGACAAAGTAAACCTCTTCCCTTTGATGGATGAGGATAAATATTTTTCCCCTGGTAATGGCTATTATACATTTGATATAAATGGTGTCACGGCAGGATGTGCGATATGTTTTGATTTGAGGTATTGTGAGGTATTTTATCACTTGAGAAATGGCGGAGCAAAGATTGTTTTTTTGCCTGCAGAGTGGCCTGCAAAGAGGGTTGAGCATTTTAGAGCATTATCCATTGCAAGGGCTATTGAAAATCAATTATATTTTGTTTGCTGTAATGTAATTGGCAATACATGGAGCGATGTATTTGGTGGAAACTCTATGATAATAGACCCCTGGGGTAAAGTGTTAGCTGATGCTAAAAACTTTGTTGATAAAGTTATAGTTTCTGAAGTTGATCTTAAATTAGTTGAAGAAGTGAGAAATAAATTGCCTATGAGGAGAGATTATGAGCGGTAA
- a CDS encoding TRAP transporter permease: MSQVENKKTQEDLSGEVITVQRELSNTLEKVVYFVGIITSLFHLWVNTVGIMPEIQRNALHYSFLLFLGYLLYPMSKKHPEKTLKIDIILAVLSFLVGVYLVLFENALHARNEVPILPDLIAAAIAIVLLIEITRRTSGLVIPILAAFFLGYALYFGKYFSGLWNFPGVNIQRLLYRMYFAPDGIFGTIATISSTFVFLFVLFGAFLIKSGAGDFIIKLAVAIMGRSIGGPAKMAVFASGLMGSVSGSAVANTVGTGSITIPMMKKTGFSPKFAAAVEAAASTGGQLMPPIMGAGAFIMSQWTQIPYLKIVAVSFIPAIMYFLTVAFFVHLRAKKIGLKPLPKEEIPKISEVLKEGWQFFIPIIVLMGFLMYGYTPTYSACAGIAAIVVSSWFNKKTRMGIKDILDGLALGAKNMVTTGIILLCSGIVIGIVLLVGMGIKFSMLIQSLSGGSVLLTIIFIALASLILGMGLPVTASYIVLAVLAAPALTMLGVSLLAAHMVIFWYSQDANVTPPVCLAAYSAAGIAGSKPLETGFEAWKLAKGLYIIPLLFVYTPLLFEGPIINVIETVISATLGLYAFVVFFEGYQLRQLNIIERIIFGVVAYLLLFPHRFLTIIGFAGFIALILLQKFTIKRAENAG; encoded by the coding sequence ATGAGTCAAGTGGAAAATAAAAAAACACAAGAGGATCTCAGCGGTGAAGTTATAACCGTCCAAAGAGAATTATCTAATACTTTAGAAAAAGTAGTTTATTTCGTTGGTATTATTACATCCTTATTTCATTTGTGGGTAAACACTGTTGGAATTATGCCTGAGATACAAAGAAACGCTTTGCATTACAGCTTTTTATTATTTTTGGGGTATTTGTTATACCCTATGTCAAAAAAACATCCTGAAAAAACTTTAAAAATAGATATTATCTTAGCGGTTTTATCTTTTTTGGTTGGAGTTTATCTCGTTTTATTTGAAAATGCTTTGCACGCAAGAAACGAAGTGCCTATTTTACCTGACTTGATAGCAGCAGCTATTGCAATTGTTTTGTTGATTGAAATAACAAGAAGGACATCTGGTTTAGTAATACCTATTTTAGCAGCATTTTTTCTCGGCTATGCTCTTTATTTTGGAAAATATTTTAGTGGCTTATGGAATTTCCCTGGTGTGAATATTCAAAGACTTTTATATAGAATGTATTTTGCTCCTGATGGTATCTTTGGTACCATTGCTACAATATCATCAACATTTGTTTTTCTGTTTGTTCTATTTGGTGCATTTTTGATTAAATCAGGTGCTGGTGATTTTATTATTAAGCTGGCAGTAGCTATAATGGGTAGGAGTATAGGTGGGCCAGCGAAAATGGCTGTTTTTGCAAGTGGTTTGATGGGAAGTGTATCAGGTAGTGCTGTTGCAAATACTGTTGGAACGGGTTCTATTACAATTCCTATGATGAAAAAGACAGGTTTTTCTCCAAAATTTGCAGCTGCGGTAGAGGCTGCTGCATCTACTGGTGGACAGTTGATGCCACCAATTATGGGTGCTGGCGCATTTATTATGAGCCAGTGGACGCAGATTCCATATTTAAAAATTGTAGCTGTTTCTTTTATCCCTGCAATTATGTATTTTTTAACAGTTGCTTTTTTTGTCCATCTAAGAGCTAAAAAAATCGGTTTGAAACCTCTACCAAAGGAAGAAATTCCAAAGATTTCTGAGGTTTTAAAAGAAGGGTGGCAATTTTTTATACCAATTATCGTTTTAATGGGATTTTTAATGTATGGATATACTCCTACATATTCTGCCTGTGCTGGGATTGCTGCAATTGTGGTATCAAGCTGGTTTAACAAAAAAACAAGAATGGGGATAAAAGATATTTTGGATGGATTGGCTCTTGGAGCCAAAAACATGGTGACAACAGGTATTATTCTTCTTTGTTCTGGTATTGTTATTGGAATTGTATTGCTTGTTGGTATGGGGATTAAATTTTCTATGTTAATTCAATCGCTATCTGGTGGTAGCGTTTTACTGACTATTATATTTATCGCACTTGCTTCGTTAATTCTTGGGATGGGACTTCCTGTTACCGCTTCATATATTGTGTTGGCTGTTCTTGCTGCTCCTGCACTAACAATGCTTGGGGTAAGTTTATTGGCTGCTCACATGGTAATTTTTTGGTATTCTCAGGATGCAAATGTTACTCCTCCTGTTTGTCTTGCAGCATATTCTGCTGCTGGAATTGCGGGTAGCAAGCCTCTGGAAACCGGTTTTGAAGCCTGGAAGCTTGCTAAAGGGCTTTATATTATCCCATTGCTATTTGTGTATACTCCGCTCTTATTCGAAGGGCCTATTATCAATGTAATCGAAACAGTAATTAGTGCTACATTGGGATTATATGCGTTTGTGGTATTTTTTGAGGGGTATCAATTACGCCAATTGAATATTATTGAAAGGATAATATTTGGTGTTGTTGCTTATTTATTATTATTCCCTCATAGATTCTTGACAATAATTGGTTTTGCAGGTTTTATTGCTTTAATACTTTTACAAAAATTTACTATTAAAAGAGCTGAAAATGCAGGATAA
- a CDS encoding TAXI family TRAP transporter solute-binding subunit — MYKKFLSVFLAVMFLMTVGISESKASDKNLIIATATTGGTYYPVGVAIGTLISIKLAKKYKITATAINSAGSGENIQMLKNKEADLAILQALFGAMAYNGKGLYKGKPMKDFRSVTMLWLNVEHFSLLKKYAKTGNIMDLKGLGKKFSIGKRGSGTEGSGRVILGALGIEIGKDIIPEFLGYNASAQAMMDGRIVGMNTPAGPPVSAVTQLFAQLGAKKVVLLEFTDEQLEKIRKVYPIWNRYIIKKGTYPGLNKDIHTIAQPNFLAVRPDLPEETVYLITKTIYENLPFLHNIHKATKAMSLDKAIDGLPVPLHPGAAKFYKEKGIKIPANLLP; from the coding sequence ATGTATAAGAAGTTTTTAAGTGTGTTTTTAGCAGTGATGTTTTTAATGACGGTTGGTATTTCTGAATCAAAAGCAAGCGACAAAAACTTGATTATCGCTACTGCAACAACAGGTGGTACTTACTATCCTGTGGGCGTTGCTATTGGTACTCTAATCAGTATTAAGTTGGCGAAAAAGTACAAGATTACTGCTACTGCTATTAATTCAGCTGGTTCTGGCGAAAACATTCAGATGTTGAAAAACAAGGAAGCTGATCTTGCTATTTTACAAGCTCTTTTTGGTGCTATGGCTTATAATGGTAAAGGCTTGTATAAAGGTAAGCCAATGAAGGATTTTAGATCTGTTACAATGCTATGGTTAAATGTTGAGCATTTTTCATTACTTAAAAAATATGCAAAAACTGGAAACATCATGGATTTGAAAGGGTTGGGTAAAAAGTTTTCCATAGGTAAAAGAGGTAGTGGTACAGAAGGTTCTGGTAGAGTTATTTTAGGTGCTTTAGGTATAGAAATAGGTAAAGATATTATCCCTGAGTTTTTAGGTTATAATGCATCAGCTCAGGCTATGATGGATGGAAGAATCGTTGGTATGAATACTCCAGCTGGCCCTCCTGTATCAGCTGTTACACAGTTGTTTGCTCAGCTTGGTGCTAAAAAAGTTGTACTTTTAGAGTTTACCGATGAGCAGTTAGAAAAAATTAGAAAAGTTTATCCAATTTGGAACAGATATATCATCAAGAAAGGTACATATCCTGGTTTAAATAAAGATATTCATACTATCGCTCAACCAAACTTTTTGGCTGTAAGGCCTGATTTACCTGAAGAAACAGTATATCTTATAACTAAAACAATTTATGAAAACTTACCTTTCTTACATAATATTCACAAAGCTACAAAAGCTATGAGCCTCGATAAAGCTATTGATGGATTGCCAGTGCCATTGCATCCTGGTGCTGCAAAATTCTATAAAGAAAAAGGTATTAAAATACCTGCAAACTTGCTTCCATAA
- a CDS encoding ABC transporter substrate binding protein, whose product MKNLVYKVFLLFFLFCSFLWAEKIALINWNRDGLFENGFRDEILDNFENIRFYSFSCNKDEFLLSEYINFIKKLDVDLIYAVGFPVVKIVSENFFYTPIVFVMYHDPVEAGIVASFKSSENNLTGVVAKIPILQQLKTMKKITSFRKVGIIENKEDFEYRLTLKELKRLEKFFNYKTVIVKDKKNIESFFKAEGLDVLYIFKSQRISKSLINLANRFGILTLAADSDVVKNKGALISLVVDEYRVGRLAGKKAVMILNGQNISRIPITTIEHFMLVINMITAKKIKIDIPLSLLVMTDKIIK is encoded by the coding sequence ATGAAGAACTTGGTTTATAAAGTATTTTTATTGTTTTTTCTATTTTGTAGTTTTTTATGGGCAGAGAAAATTGCTCTTATTAACTGGAATAGAGATGGTTTATTTGAAAATGGTTTTAGGGATGAGATCTTGGACAATTTTGAAAATATACGATTTTATTCTTTTAGTTGTAATAAAGATGAGTTTTTATTGAGTGAATATATAAATTTTATAAAAAAATTAGATGTGGACTTAATTTATGCAGTAGGTTTTCCCGTTGTGAAAATAGTTTCAGAAAACTTTTTTTATACACCGATTGTTTTTGTGATGTATCATGATCCTGTGGAAGCTGGTATTGTTGCCTCATTTAAAAGTAGCGAAAATAATTTAACAGGTGTTGTAGCAAAAATCCCTATTTTACAACAATTGAAAACAATGAAAAAAATAACTAGTTTCAGGAAAGTTGGGATTATTGAAAACAAAGAAGATTTTGAATATAGACTAACATTAAAAGAATTAAAAAGATTAGAAAAGTTTTTTAATTATAAGACAGTCATAGTGAAAGATAAAAAAAATATAGAGTCTTTTTTTAAGGCTGAAGGTTTAGATGTACTTTACATTTTCAAATCTCAAAGAATCAGTAAGTCTTTGATTAATTTAGCCAATAGATTTGGAATATTGACACTTGCCGCAGATTCAGATGTTGTTAAAAATAAGGGAGCTCTGATTTCACTTGTGGTTGATGAATATAGGGTTGGACGTTTAGCAGGTAAAAAAGCAGTCATGATACTTAATGGTCAAAATATATCAAGAATACCAATAACTACAATTGAGCACTTTATGTTGGTTATTAACATGATCACAGCTAAGAAAATAAAAATTGATATCCCCTTATCTTTGTTGGTTATGACTGATAAAATTATTAAATAA
- a CDS encoding sigma-54-dependent transcriptional regulator: MKSIAIVDDEKLLVTTLKNLFEDEGYIVHTFEKGKEFLSKVDILNFDILLLDLKLPDCFGIDLLKFIKSQNKEIITIVITAHGDVSSAINAIKLGAYDFVTKPFDLDEMLLLVKRAIDEQKLKSEVTLLRERIYGHPDDVRILGESEQILKLLNEIEEVAKTDSSVLIFGESGTGKELVAQYIHKKSKRKKESFIDINCATIAENLLEVELFGYEKGAFTDAKMKKIGLIELCDGGTLFLDEIGEMPLSLQPKLLRFLENKKFRRVGGNSDIQVDVRIVAATNRNLNQLVKEGAFREDLYFRLNVFPIYVPPLRERGNDIILLAEHFLNYYSKKFGKKVYNFTNAVKQSFLEYHWPGNVRELKNLIERLVILSKKDVIDIDDLPPDIFSGKPEKRIKEKIKSDNFLDLDTKVLLFERELILDALIKAKGNKSEAAKLLGVSRYALLRKIKKYEELGL, translated from the coding sequence ATGAAAAGCATAGCGATAGTTGATGATGAAAAATTATTAGTGACTACATTAAAAAATCTCTTTGAAGATGAAGGTTATATTGTGCATACTTTTGAAAAAGGTAAAGAATTCTTGAGCAAAGTTGATATTTTAAATTTTGATATATTATTGCTTGATTTAAAGTTGCCAGATTGTTTTGGTATCGATCTTTTGAAGTTTATCAAGTCACAAAATAAGGAAATTATAACCATTGTTATCACTGCACATGGAGATGTTTCTTCGGCAATAAATGCTATTAAATTAGGAGCATACGATTTTGTTACAAAACCTTTTGATTTAGATGAGATGCTGTTGTTGGTAAAAAGAGCAATCGATGAGCAAAAGTTAAAAAGTGAAGTAACTCTTTTACGTGAAAGGATTTATGGACATCCGGATGATGTAAGAATTTTAGGTGAAAGTGAACAGATTTTAAAATTACTAAATGAGATAGAAGAAGTAGCAAAAACTGATTCAAGCGTTTTAATTTTTGGCGAAAGTGGTACAGGAAAGGAATTAGTTGCACAATACATTCACAAGAAAAGTAAACGAAAAAAAGAATCATTTATTGATATTAACTGTGCCACTATTGCAGAAAATTTACTTGAGGTAGAACTTTTCGGTTATGAAAAGGGTGCTTTTACTGATGCAAAAATGAAAAAGATTGGCCTTATAGAGCTATGCGATGGTGGGACACTTTTTTTAGATGAAATTGGGGAAATGCCATTATCTTTACAGCCAAAACTTTTGCGATTTTTAGAAAATAAGAAATTTAGAAGGGTTGGGGGAAATAGTGATATACAAGTTGATGTTAGAATTGTAGCTGCAACTAATAGAAATTTGAATCAGCTTGTAAAGGAAGGTGCTTTTAGAGAAGATTTATATTTTAGATTAAATGTGTTTCCTATTTATGTTCCTCCATTGCGTGAGAGAGGGAATGATATTATTTTACTTGCTGAGCATTTTTTGAATTATTATTCAAAAAAGTTTGGGAAAAAAGTATATAATTTTACTAACGCTGTAAAACAATCTTTTCTTGAATACCATTGGCCAGGGAATGTAAGAGAGTTAAAAAATTTAATAGAAAGACTTGTTATATTATCAAAAAAAGATGTTATAGATATTGATGATTTACCTCCAGATATTTTTTCAGGAAAACCGGAAAAGAGAATAAAAGAAAAAATAAAATCTGATAATTTCTTAGATCTTGATACAAAGGTATTATTGTTTGAAAGGGAGCTTATTCTTGATGCGTTAATAAAAGCAAAAGGGAACAAGAGTGAAGCAGCTAAATTATTAGGCGTTAGCAGATATGCTTTATTAAGGAAAATAAAAAAGTATGAAGAACTTGGTTTATAA
- a CDS encoding sensor histidine kinase yields the protein MKVNLSLKWKLIIFYFFLGMLPLILISYYSSYIASKSINEITEKQINELITGISNQIVSTYDKMKGDIFQMADNPMIQLSFLQFKYGQRMNLVRDKLALYRSNNKFYERITLFTGDGEPVLTVPSIYKNLYKHVDKLFLREIFNYDFYLKEDLEGEKFLVMIKRVYDFEDNTLPVGLLVFEIPAKKVLEYFINLDLGYSVLKVVENTDKKIIYKTPITNDMANSKFKIYQGEVSFLNWVIKLGIPEHVLFKDVYKLRNKSLLFSFIVSFIAFIVALYFVQRFLKPIKEIIYGTEKFSHGDFDYEIKLKSGKELKVLAEAINKMSKRLQKRQNELIQANKLASLGLLAAGIAHEVKNPLAGIRATVQLMHKKSRDENLKNMAENVINEIDRLNKIVNDLLQFSKPDEIHKERCYLGDVIEKSINLVRKKIEEKKISVLKSVEDSYVIVDCDHLLHIIINILLNSISAVEEGKGEIKILGRVSGSKYVLEIIDNGVGIPEDKIEHVFDPFFSLKEDGTGLGLSIVYTLMQKNGIKYDIKSKRGEGTVLKLIFEDFVNEKHSDS from the coding sequence ATGAAAGTCAATTTATCGTTAAAATGGAAACTGATAATTTTTTATTTTTTCTTAGGCATGTTACCGTTGATTTTAATTTCTTATTATTCTTCATATATTGCCTCTAAATCTATAAATGAAATAACAGAGAAACAGATAAATGAGTTAATTACAGGTATTTCTAATCAAATAGTATCAACTTATGACAAGATGAAAGGTGATATTTTTCAAATGGCTGATAACCCTATGATACAACTTTCTTTCTTGCAGTTTAAATATGGGCAAAGGATGAATTTGGTGAGAGATAAATTAGCGTTATATAGAAGTAATAATAAATTTTATGAAAGAATTACTCTTTTTACTGGTGATGGAGAGCCTGTTTTAACTGTTCCATCAATTTATAAAAATTTGTACAAGCATGTAGACAAGCTTTTTTTACGTGAGATTTTTAATTATGATTTTTATTTGAAAGAAGATTTAGAAGGTGAAAAGTTCTTAGTAATGATTAAAAGAGTTTATGATTTTGAAGATAACACGTTACCTGTAGGGTTGTTAGTTTTTGAAATTCCTGCCAAAAAAGTTTTAGAATATTTTATTAATTTAGATTTAGGTTATAGTGTGCTGAAGGTTGTTGAGAATACAGATAAAAAAATAATTTACAAAACACCTATTACAAATGATATGGCAAATTCAAAATTTAAGATATATCAAGGTGAAGTTTCTTTTTTAAATTGGGTAATAAAATTGGGAATCCCAGAACATGTTCTGTTTAAAGATGTCTATAAACTTAGAAATAAAAGTTTACTATTTTCGTTTATTGTTAGCTTTATTGCTTTTATTGTTGCGCTTTATTTTGTACAGAGGTTTTTAAAACCTATCAAAGAGATTATTTATGGTACAGAAAAATTTTCTCATGGTGATTTTGATTACGAAATAAAATTAAAAAGTGGTAAAGAGTTAAAAGTTTTGGCTGAAGCAATTAATAAAATGTCCAAAAGGCTTCAAAAAAGGCAAAACGAATTGATTCAGGCTAATAAACTGGCTTCTTTAGGACTTTTAGCAGCAGGGATTGCTCATGAAGTGAAAAATCCATTGGCTGGAATTAGAGCTACAGTACAATTGATGCATAAAAAATCCAGAGACGAAAATCTGAAAAATATGGCTGAAAACGTTATAAATGAAATAGATAGATTAAACAAGATCGTTAATGATTTACTTCAATTTTCAAAGCCGGATGAAATACATAAAGAACGTTGTTACTTGGGTGATGTTATAGAGAAGTCGATTAATCTTGTGAGAAAAAAAATAGAGGAGAAAAAGATTTCAGTTTTAAAAAGTGTTGAAGATAGTTATGTTATAGTGGATTGTGATCATTTGTTACATATTATAATAAATATTTTATTAAATTCCATATCTGCTGTGGAAGAGGGTAAAGGGGAAATCAAAATTTTGGGGAGAGTCAGTGGATCGAAATATGTTTTAGAAATTATTGATAATGGTGTTGGAATCCCTGAGGATAAAATTGAGCATGTTTTCGATCCATTTTTTAGTTTAAAGGAGGATGGGACGGGGCTTGGATTATCTATTGTTTATACTTTGATGCAGAAAAATGGTATAAAATATGATATTAAGAGTAAAAGAGGAGAAGGTACAGTTTTAAAATTAATATTTGAGGATTTTGTAAATGAAAAGCATAGCGATAGTTGA